The Pangasianodon hypophthalmus isolate fPanHyp1 chromosome 2, fPanHyp1.pri, whole genome shotgun sequence genome window below encodes:
- the LOC113538148 gene encoding beta-2-glycoprotein 1 — protein MRMRPAFQRLLLLVCHACLLNTVTTDKVCSHPPPENGSELSGGQLFYEPGTQVTLSCSQGYSNAGGSRKITCKKNGEWTERELKCSPKRCPVPESPQNGNAGFNNIVYKSVIRYSCNDGYVLVGANSSECLHTAQWSEPAPQCEPVTCGLPDIPPYAKIVYDKQFEEDTVQFGFGGIYECLPPMVLFGDKRATCTAEGTWTVPPVCKLVTCPVPSAIENGFLSFAEMREHGYKEKVKYGCHYPYLLDGPAEVECEETGSWSRIPACRAPCTVDIERGRILYKGVKKWIEDFKPNQVLHSEQVTVYCLNEEGNCGYPVSMQCNDGHMPTPACYEEPSATRYQLKAGSLPSEIKQC, from the exons ATGAGGATGAGGCCAGCTTTTCAGCGGTTGCTGCTGCTTGTATGTCACGCGTGTCTGCTCAACACTGTAACAACGGACAAAG TGTGCTCTCATCCTCCTCCAGAGAACGGTTCAGAGCTGAGTGGAGGACAGCTATTTTACGAGCCAGGGACGCAGGTTACACTATCATGCAGCCAGGGCTACTCAAACGCCGGGGGGTCACGCAAAATAACCTGCAAAAAGAATGGAGAGTGGACCGAGCGTGAGCTGAAGTGCTCCC CAAAGCGGTGTCCGGTTCCTGAATCGCCACAGAACGGAAACGCAGGCTTCAACAACATTGTTTACAAAAGCGTCATCAGATATTCCTGCAATGATGG atacGTCCTGGTTGGAGCCAATTCCAGCGAATGCTTACACACAGCCCAGTGGAGTGAGCCTGCCCCACAGTGTGAAC CTGTTACTTGTGGTCTTCCGGATATTCCACCTTACGCCAAAATCGTGTATGACAAGCAGTTCGAGGAGGACACCGTACAGTTCGGTTTTGGAGGGATCTATGAGTGTTTGCCTCCCATGGTTCTTTTTGGTGATAAGAGAGCCACATGCACTGCTGAAGGCACATGGACGGTACCACCAGTGTGCAAGT TGGTAACATGTCCTGTGCCCAGCGCAATAGAGAACGGCTTTCTGTCATTTGCTGAGATGCGAGAGCATGGATATAAGGAAAAAGTCAAATATGGCTGTCACTACCCCTACCTCCTTGATGGACCTGCGGAGGTTGAATGTGAAGAAACTGGCTCATGGTCCAGAATTCCTGCATGTAGAG CTCCTTGCACAGTTGATATTGAAAGGGGACGCATTTTGTACAAAGGCGTGAAGAAATGGATTGAGGACTTCAAACCCAACCAGGTGCTGCATTCGGAGCAGGTCACTGTGTACTGTTTGAATGAGGAGGGAAACTGCGGTTATCCTGTGAGCATGCAGTGTAACGATGGACACATGCCGACCCCCGCCTGTTACGAGG